CTCTGTTGCTAGTCGGCAGTGCCGAAGCCCAAATCAACACGCCCCAGCCAAGCCCGCTCAGCACCGTTACGCAGCGCGTGGGCCTGACGGACATTACGATTACCTATTCGCGCCCCAGCGCGAAAGGCCGCACCGTAGCCGGCAACCTTATTCCGATGGGAAAGCGCTGGCGCACGGGTGCCAATGCCACCACCAAAATCAAGTTTTCGGACGAGGTAATTCTGGAAGGCAAGAAGGTGCCAGCGGGCGAATATGGCTTGTACACCATTCCCAACAAGGATAAGTGGACGGTAGTATTGAGCAAGAACACCAAGCAAGGCGCCAACGTTGACGGCTTCAAGGACGAGGAAAACGTAGCTTCCATCTCGGCTAAGACGTACAACCTAGCTAACAAGGTGGAAACCTTTACGATGAACTTCAGCGACCTTACCCCTGCTACTGCCAATGTGGACATGCAGTGGGAAAATATCGGCGCTAAGTTTCGCATCACGACAGAA
The window above is part of the Hymenobacter radiodurans genome. Proteins encoded here:
- a CDS encoding DUF2911 domain-containing protein codes for the protein MTNFFKTTSAALALSALLLVGSAEAQINTPQPSPLSTVTQRVGLTDITITYSRPSAKGRTVAGNLIPMGKRWRTGANATTKIKFSDEVILEGKKVPAGEYGLYTIPNKDKWTVVLSKNTKQGANVDGFKDEENVASISAKTYNLANKVETFTMNFSDLTPATANVDMQWENIGAKFRITTEVDAKVMAQINEKVVNGAATATPADYAAAAVYYLDNDKDMKQALAWMQKANEKDPKFWNVHTEAKIRMKMKDYKGATTAAEQSKKLATEAKNDDYVKMNDELITSAKKGGATK